In a genomic window of Roseiflexus castenholzii DSM 13941:
- a CDS encoding peptidoglycan DD-metalloendopeptidase family protein yields the protein MSANEQQSAVAPEARDIARSAAQLAARHTAKRALATGGSAALKVGAVAGGKVVLIVALCVAAIVLICGLALIIAGALGTIFQHTALPWPVAPDVQPDGTYRAGGWAISSRFGWRTHPITGQPEFHNGIDIVSPTGACPFAHRCLLPAMIDGVVTYVGWDENHGRHPDQEGGGQIVVVESNRGAYQTIYAHLEPYRLHVQLQGRIVDEYGRYDEYADYQPIGAGELVPDVSDGAIAISCRGDMPMFTPTRSGATITFLYDRPADCQTSVMWGERGDGWRGWIADDPPTNAQGQATLRWQTPLNGTRSERRAGDVALRFRASLVPPPPPTPTPTPPITPTPGVNAYQTETVMLAMQTDDQEIDQSPACHPTVDGTRCVWQLADIPVASQQNIVLRGAYGTGSLAPRAVSVALTSVSPSPSPTSPQNAISFLDASMSTVGSYRVPVGGRRRIAFAGTSSDWPLTVEIDAGEHLMVLGVTGVSGGVQCSSTESSVQCRADGPHVLWVEFVVEVRANAPMNSIQTLNGTLRSPVRQTGATLNLLIDPYAVTPGPWPPPTPLPTATPAAYPFPATATTPPFPPEITLPEVTPIAGPSPEPGQGPGQSPLACRPQALVPLPGVVNAAGTTTNMALAEDAAHSFAAVRAEIIATAGQDPLARLADALRAPEFRSNKPGVALMSWHMTGRAIDLDTGFPWRRVREGRLWRLYINLTDVTAIFERHGWNRIPDRADSQEWWHYEYHPNGISWASAMREIWTLARLQMAFPQINWLSVGCRSTLPDGAMPLPDDMHERCLAGAPAFARAVEALPGCGPPVRPGDRVYQLESPLGFVGLTGQTTGPHLHLGIRQRGYAGDLPMINICTPEWLQGVQPLPDADCWTDMVDPLAFLPLAPPNNSAGLPEGAPYQLPPPDYPGSLYREPRPGEPPVGQYWSPDADGGRYGGGKSGRSTSR from the coding sequence ATGAGCGCGAATGAACAGCAGTCCGCTGTTGCACCAGAGGCGCGCGACATTGCCCGGAGCGCTGCACAACTGGCGGCGCGCCATACCGCAAAGCGCGCCCTCGCAACTGGTGGATCGGCGGCGTTGAAGGTCGGCGCTGTGGCAGGCGGCAAGGTCGTGCTCATCGTGGCGCTGTGTGTTGCCGCCATCGTGCTGATCTGCGGACTGGCGCTGATAATTGCAGGCGCACTTGGCACGATCTTTCAGCACACGGCGCTCCCCTGGCCCGTGGCGCCGGACGTGCAACCCGACGGAACCTACCGCGCAGGCGGATGGGCGATTTCCAGTCGCTTCGGCTGGCGCACACACCCGATCACCGGTCAACCTGAGTTCCATAACGGCATCGACATCGTCAGTCCAACCGGCGCATGCCCCTTCGCACATCGCTGCCTGCTTCCCGCCATGATCGATGGCGTGGTCACCTATGTTGGATGGGACGAAAACCACGGACGCCATCCAGATCAGGAAGGCGGCGGGCAGATTGTCGTGGTCGAGAGCAATCGTGGCGCGTACCAGACGATCTATGCTCATCTGGAACCGTACCGCCTGCACGTGCAACTCCAAGGGCGGATCGTCGATGAGTATGGACGCTACGACGAGTATGCCGACTATCAGCCGATCGGCGCCGGTGAACTCGTTCCTGACGTTTCTGACGGGGCGATTGCCATCTCGTGTCGGGGTGATATGCCGATGTTCACGCCGACTCGCAGCGGCGCAACCATCACCTTCCTCTACGACCGGCCTGCCGACTGTCAGACCAGTGTGATGTGGGGAGAACGCGGCGATGGCTGGCGCGGCTGGATCGCCGACGATCCGCCGACCAATGCGCAGGGACAGGCAACCCTGCGCTGGCAGACGCCACTCAACGGCACACGCAGTGAACGCCGCGCCGGGGATGTGGCGCTGCGCTTCCGCGCCTCCCTCGTGCCACCGCCGCCGCCAACTCCGACCCCGACGCCACCGATTACGCCGACGCCTGGAGTGAATGCGTATCAGACCGAGACGGTGATGCTAGCGATGCAGACAGACGATCAGGAAATCGATCAATCTCCCGCCTGTCATCCGACGGTTGATGGCACGCGTTGCGTGTGGCAGTTGGCGGATATTCCGGTCGCTTCGCAGCAGAATATCGTCCTGCGCGGCGCGTATGGCACAGGGAGCCTTGCGCCACGCGCCGTATCGGTCGCTCTCACGAGCGTTTCGCCTTCTCCAAGCCCAACATCGCCGCAGAACGCCATATCGTTTCTGGACGCCAGCATGAGCACGGTGGGGTCCTATCGAGTGCCGGTTGGCGGACGTCGCCGGATTGCGTTTGCCGGCACGAGCAGCGACTGGCCCCTGACCGTCGAGATCGATGCTGGCGAACATTTGATGGTACTGGGGGTGACCGGCGTTTCCGGCGGCGTGCAGTGCTCATCAACCGAGAGCAGCGTTCAGTGTCGCGCCGACGGACCGCACGTGCTCTGGGTCGAGTTCGTCGTCGAGGTGCGCGCCAACGCGCCAATGAATAGCATTCAGACCCTGAACGGGACCCTCCGATCGCCGGTGCGACAGACCGGCGCAACGCTCAATCTGCTCATCGATCCATATGCGGTGACTCCCGGACCCTGGCCCCCACCGACGCCGCTACCGACGGCGACGCCAGCGGCGTACCCTTTCCCGGCGACCGCCACAACGCCCCCTTTTCCACCGGAAATCACGCTCCCGGAAGTGACGCCAATAGCCGGACCCTCGCCAGAACCTGGACAGGGACCAGGGCAATCGCCACTGGCATGCCGACCGCAAGCGCTCGTGCCGTTGCCGGGAGTTGTCAATGCCGCAGGAACTACCACGAATATGGCGCTGGCAGAGGACGCGGCGCACAGTTTCGCCGCCGTGCGCGCCGAGATCATCGCAACCGCCGGTCAGGACCCGCTGGCGCGCCTGGCGGACGCGCTACGTGCACCGGAGTTTCGCTCGAACAAACCAGGGGTTGCACTGATGTCGTGGCATATGACGGGGCGGGCGATAGATCTGGACACCGGTTTCCCCTGGCGGCGGGTGCGTGAAGGGCGACTGTGGCGACTGTATATCAACCTGACTGATGTGACCGCTATCTTCGAGCGTCATGGCTGGAACCGCATTCCAGACCGCGCCGATTCACAGGAGTGGTGGCACTATGAATATCACCCGAATGGCATCAGTTGGGCGAGCGCCATGCGCGAAATCTGGACCCTCGCGCGGTTGCAGATGGCATTCCCGCAGATCAATTGGCTCAGTGTCGGTTGCCGGTCAACGCTGCCAGACGGCGCGATGCCATTGCCAGACGACATGCACGAACGTTGCCTGGCGGGCGCCCCCGCGTTTGCGCGCGCCGTCGAAGCCTTGCCCGGCTGTGGTCCGCCGGTGCGCCCTGGGGACCGCGTGTATCAACTGGAGTCGCCGTTGGGATTCGTCGGGCTGACCGGGCAAACGACCGGACCGCACCTGCACCTGGGGATACGGCAGCGCGGATATGCGGGAGATCTTCCGATGATCAACATTTGCACACCGGAGTGGTTGCAGGGTGTGCAACCATTGCCCGACGCCGACTGCTGGACAGATATGGTCGATCCGCTGGCATTCCTGCCGCTGGCGCCACCGAACAACAGCGCCGGATTGCCGGAAGGCGCTCCGTATCAGTTGCCGCCGCCAGATTACCCCGGATCGCTCTACCGCGAACCGCGTCCCGGTGAACCGCCGGTCGGTCAGTACTGGTCGCCCGACGCGGACGGCGGAAGGTATGGCGGCGGCAAATCAGGACGATCCACATCACGGTAA
- a CDS encoding ATPase, T2SS/T4P/T4SS family, giving the protein MNHQPVHNPSAPPLAIEEDGGLATLLGGPTDTLAREAALREAAVLQAARDELQQAFSTDRRRHLLNPFAPAAERNAEVVLVLRQAIGQHRARGGPLARVPTDDETLLNLFAATIGWGPAQRYLDDPRVNEVKIIGRRIRVQESGKPFVTVAEQFAAAAEVRDRAMLLASLMGVHLDAQNPQETLPADHGTRIHATIPPRIPTEDGALICIRRGRRIAWDLHDVVQRGTFDQQMFDLLLLLARARCSFLIAGRTGSGKTALLEALANSWPGDPHILTIEDHMQEIHIRRTDLWTREQVNTQRDPDAFGRVAREALRQTPDLLCPGEIRGNEAGAVLALVLSDHPVITTLHARSCSEAIERFASFAAMPGAYMYEDRRTDALRDAASGFDVVIKVDNWEELGLRLITDVALLNGVVVEDGVIRPALTPLAKVDIRPDGRIVWHCRATVGHNGLLEWTGSDQTPASLREKLIRARALAQVRQNATTLDAVADAITRARTHTLAGAPERALAALRSAWTQRRDPRLIGAAQDILSQTSAAFAGVIEQANAEGAALQRLINANRWRDARLALDAIMTDLAITAHAAPPGGWEAVEMRIRQGIAAETDAEEARIEAERAFEQGHARLAVDILARFTPSDLPITIALPLIRVRERAMEYLVNAGQGSEDALATVRAQRQALEASNGSGAQPH; this is encoded by the coding sequence ATGAATCATCAACCAGTACACAACCCGTCCGCTCCGCCGCTTGCCATTGAAGAAGACGGCGGGCTGGCGACGCTTCTCGGCGGACCAACCGACACCCTGGCGCGCGAAGCAGCGCTGCGTGAAGCCGCCGTATTGCAGGCGGCGCGCGATGAACTTCAGCAAGCATTCAGCACCGACAGACGGCGACACCTGCTGAACCCATTCGCTCCAGCCGCCGAGCGCAACGCCGAAGTCGTCCTGGTGCTACGCCAGGCAATCGGGCAGCACCGCGCGCGCGGCGGACCGCTGGCGCGCGTGCCGACCGATGACGAAACCCTGCTGAACCTCTTTGCCGCGACCATTGGTTGGGGACCGGCGCAACGGTACCTGGACGATCCGCGTGTCAATGAGGTCAAAATCATCGGGCGTCGCATTCGTGTTCAAGAGAGCGGCAAACCCTTCGTGACCGTTGCAGAGCAGTTTGCTGCCGCAGCCGAAGTGCGCGACCGGGCGATGCTGCTGGCATCCCTGATGGGAGTGCATCTCGACGCACAGAATCCGCAGGAAACCCTGCCAGCCGATCATGGGACGCGCATTCATGCGACCATTCCGCCGCGCATCCCGACCGAAGATGGCGCACTCATCTGCATCCGGCGCGGGCGACGCATCGCGTGGGACCTGCATGATGTCGTGCAGCGCGGCACATTCGACCAGCAGATGTTTGACCTGCTTCTGTTGCTGGCGCGGGCGCGTTGTTCGTTCCTGATCGCGGGACGCACCGGCAGCGGCAAAACGGCGCTCCTCGAAGCGCTCGCCAACTCATGGCCCGGCGATCCGCACATTCTGACAATTGAAGACCACATGCAGGAGATTCACATCCGGCGCACCGATCTCTGGACGCGCGAACAGGTCAATACCCAGCGCGACCCCGACGCCTTCGGGCGCGTCGCCAGAGAAGCGCTGCGCCAGACGCCCGACCTCCTCTGCCCCGGCGAGATCCGCGGCAATGAAGCCGGCGCGGTGCTGGCGCTCGTCCTCTCCGACCATCCGGTGATCACCACGCTGCACGCGCGCTCATGCAGTGAGGCAATTGAACGCTTTGCCAGTTTCGCCGCTATGCCTGGCGCGTATATGTACGAAGATCGCCGCACCGACGCCCTGCGAGATGCAGCCAGTGGCTTCGATGTCGTGATTAAAGTCGATAACTGGGAAGAACTCGGTCTGCGCCTGATCACCGACGTGGCACTGCTGAACGGCGTCGTGGTGGAAGATGGCGTCATTCGTCCTGCCCTGACTCCACTGGCAAAGGTCGATATTCGCCCAGACGGGCGAATAGTCTGGCATTGCCGGGCGACGGTTGGGCATAATGGGTTACTGGAGTGGACCGGAAGTGATCAGACGCCCGCATCACTGCGCGAAAAACTGATACGAGCGCGCGCTCTGGCGCAGGTGCGGCAGAACGCCACCACCCTCGACGCCGTTGCCGACGCTATCACGCGCGCGCGGACGCACACCCTGGCAGGCGCGCCAGAGCGAGCGCTGGCAGCGCTGCGCAGCGCCTGGACGCAACGCCGCGACCCGCGGCTGATCGGCGCAGCGCAGGACATATTGAGTCAGACATCAGCCGCCTTTGCCGGTGTGATCGAGCAGGCAAACGCCGAAGGGGCTGCGTTGCAACGCCTGATCAACGCCAACCGCTGGCGTGATGCGCGCCTGGCGCTCGACGCAATCATGACCGATCTTGCCATCACGGCGCACGCCGCGCCGCCAGGCGGTTGGGAAGCGGTGGAGATGCGCATTCGCCAGGGTATTGCCGCCGAAACCGATGCCGAAGAAGCGCGGATCGAAGCCGAACGAGCGTTCGAGCAAGGGCATGCCCGGCTTGCTGTCGATATCCTTGCGCGCTTCACCCCATCCGATTTGCCGATAACGATTGCGCTACCCCTCATCCGCGTGCGCGAACGCGCGATGGAATACCTGGTGAACGCCGGGCAGGGTTCCGAGGACGCACTTGCCACCGTGCGCGCCCAGCGCCAGGCGCTGGAGGCCAGCAACGGATCAGGCGCACAACCGCACTGA
- a CDS encoding nucleotide-binding protein: MATELLLVTNTPGLVEALGGYNGLLPFPAPNLARVRSLVAGDQPPPVVYLEDTRGTIADLWETIHVAQARGVRVLIGLQSIGVVHAGDFTDAGLAITTARDADALAAWIAQQLGVARRLAARQVTIAVAGAKGGIGKSLVVASLAEGMRRRGLRVLVVDGDLSNSGLVPEFRIPAGFGSFLTLRQEGRGHSQFTPANVARLIWRHAPSGIDFLLGADEAALAADFTLPDWRALMQAVGSLSEVLERDYDVVLIDTGPDMKKRPYALEAARNGGWVVLPAPPGRKERAGVGIALQQFAAHQPDLTDRCLLILMEPERGVTIGLRQVAPLFNEHWPKARIIGTLPRDPHLVSLANEEADRYVSPLDVGKFRPFSLAVHAIVDEMCRVIGLPLPQPKPTVSLFRRWFPGKPALQVEGGF, encoded by the coding sequence ATGGCAACTGAACTGTTATTGGTCACAAACACGCCGGGGTTGGTCGAGGCGCTTGGCGGCTATAACGGTCTTCTTCCCTTCCCTGCGCCGAACCTGGCGCGTGTGCGCAGTCTGGTCGCCGGTGATCAACCCCCGCCAGTGGTATACCTGGAAGACACACGCGGCACGATTGCCGATCTGTGGGAAACCATTCACGTTGCTCAGGCGCGCGGCGTGCGGGTGCTGATCGGGCTTCAGAGCATTGGCGTGGTGCATGCGGGCGACTTTACCGATGCGGGATTAGCGATCACCACAGCGCGCGACGCTGACGCATTGGCTGCCTGGATCGCGCAGCAACTCGGCGTTGCCCGGCGTCTTGCCGCGCGTCAGGTTACGATTGCGGTCGCCGGCGCCAAAGGCGGCATCGGGAAGAGTCTGGTGGTTGCGTCGCTCGCAGAAGGGATGCGCCGCCGCGGTCTGCGGGTGCTCGTTGTTGACGGCGACCTGTCGAACTCCGGGCTGGTGCCGGAGTTCCGCATCCCGGCAGGATTCGGCTCGTTCCTGACACTGCGCCAGGAAGGTCGCGGACACTCGCAGTTTACGCCGGCCAATGTCGCGCGCCTGATCTGGCGACACGCTCCCAGCGGCATCGACTTTCTCCTCGGTGCCGATGAGGCTGCGCTTGCTGCCGATTTTACGCTGCCAGACTGGCGCGCGCTGATGCAGGCAGTCGGCAGCCTGAGTGAGGTGCTGGAGCGGGATTACGATGTGGTACTGATCGATACCGGTCCTGACATGAAGAAGCGCCCATATGCGCTCGAAGCAGCACGCAATGGCGGGTGGGTCGTGCTGCCGGCGCCGCCGGGACGCAAAGAGCGCGCGGGAGTCGGGATCGCTCTGCAACAGTTTGCGGCGCATCAACCCGACCTGACCGACCGCTGCCTGCTCATTTTGATGGAGCCTGAGCGTGGTGTGACCATTGGTTTGCGCCAGGTTGCACCATTGTTCAACGAGCACTGGCCCAAAGCCCGCATTATCGGCACACTGCCGCGCGATCCGCACCTGGTGAGCCTGGCGAACGAAGAGGCGGATCGGTACGTCTCGCCGCTGGATGTCGGGAAGTTTCGCCCCTTTTCGCTCGCAGTTCACGCCATTGTTGACGAGATGTGCCGCGTAATCGGGCTGCCGCTGCCACAGCCAAAGCCGACCGTCAGCCTGTTCCGGCGCTGGTTTCCGGGGAAGCCGGCGCTTCAGGTTGAAGGCGGTTTTTGA
- a CDS encoding ATPase, T2SS/T4P/T4SS family, whose amino-acid sequence MDGLFVAKNGQENEMLSLEEHRKGVSDAPATPEERLAELRFCQQTGRLRDWQRPIAETMRRAGLGNGYAIAEWSAIAWYGPLDSWLHPGSRVSDMFIDGPDHAMVVVEDGNRTDTGIRVCDEWLRWTQRQLALRAGFVTADHPDDWRSDDGRVVHALYGTADQRLRFAITRPPYTPDGATVAVRVLPARWQTIDDLVQQETGVLPREAAELLLEAIRRGVTLLIAGGAGSGKTTLTAALLQAIAAEKRIIIIEDARELPLPPYGMAVEVLRSRSSFAGCVRLTLRQRPDLIVLGEVRGPEALAMLEAAATGHPGICTIHAPDALTALRNLERFATLDGLASPGIVRGLMTSGAAPLIALHIGTYGGRRRVGQIIEVIVTSGSQAGETLPHNTLFAFNPATNRLERKYPVQGAWGKGRL is encoded by the coding sequence ATGGACGGGCTTTTTGTCGCCAAAAACGGACAAGAAAACGAGATGTTGTCTCTCGAAGAACATCGAAAGGGCGTTTCCGACGCTCCTGCCACTCCTGAAGAACGCCTCGCCGAACTGCGCTTCTGCCAGCAGACCGGTCGGTTGCGCGACTGGCAGCGACCCATCGCCGAAACAATGCGCCGCGCCGGTCTTGGCAACGGGTACGCCATTGCAGAATGGTCGGCGATTGCCTGGTACGGTCCGCTCGACTCCTGGCTGCACCCCGGATCGCGCGTGTCCGACATGTTTATCGACGGACCGGATCACGCGATGGTGGTCGTTGAGGACGGGAACCGTACCGACACTGGCATCCGCGTCTGCGACGAGTGGTTGCGCTGGACGCAGCGCCAATTGGCGCTGCGGGCTGGATTTGTCACCGCCGATCATCCTGATGATTGGCGCAGTGACGATGGACGAGTCGTTCACGCGCTCTACGGCACAGCCGACCAGCGGCTGCGTTTTGCCATCACCCGCCCACCATACACCCCGGACGGCGCTACAGTCGCTGTGCGCGTCCTCCCTGCGCGTTGGCAAACCATCGATGATCTCGTGCAACAAGAGACGGGCGTCCTTCCCCGTGAAGCCGCCGAACTGTTGCTCGAAGCCATTCGGCGCGGCGTCACGCTTCTGATCGCTGGCGGCGCGGGCAGCGGTAAGACAACCCTCACGGCAGCGCTGCTTCAGGCAATTGCTGCTGAGAAGCGCATCATCATCATCGAAGACGCTCGTGAACTGCCGCTGCCGCCCTATGGAATGGCGGTGGAAGTTCTGCGCAGCCGGAGCAGTTTTGCCGGTTGTGTGCGACTGACGCTGCGCCAGCGCCCCGATCTGATCGTCCTTGGGGAAGTCCGCGGTCCCGAAGCCCTGGCGATGCTCGAAGCCGCTGCGACCGGGCATCCCGGCATCTGCACGATCCACGCGCCAGATGCGCTCACTGCACTGCGCAACCTGGAGCGGTTCGCCACACTCGACGGACTGGCATCACCGGGGATCGTGCGCGGACTGATGACGAGTGGCGCCGCACCGTTGATTGCGCTCCACATCGGAACCTATGGCGGGCGCCGGCGTGTCGGGCAGATCATCGAGGTGATCGTCACCAGTGGCAGTCAGGCAGGCGAAACTCTGCCGCACAACACCCTGTTCGCCTTCAATCCTGCCACAAACCGGCTCGAACGGAAATACCCCGTCCAGGGCGCGTGGGGCAAGGGTCGGCTGTAG
- a CDS encoding SAF domain-containing protein, with protein sequence MSSSLSTPLSSALTPKKSHVLPALLFIIGIAASLAAAAYGYIESRRTERVIIAARDVPYGQQITIDDLAIIELPLHRPIQVAGITDPNIVIGQYATRQIGTNDLLNPGMLSPDPPDEPVYPNGRKLERNMVPAPFALTGVGPITDRDRLNIGFIADDPSLCDRARADAPQGTVLEIPSTALVAPEGMRAYACRWMSGIPVLYIEGEIAYLEMTPAQAHALRALQAAQVALWAERYGATSDPLQYLDRLDAAQVILPDLTRPVTETLRIEPQIVSGANAPAPGVTTPLPGAPISSRSDE encoded by the coding sequence ATGTCTTCAAGTCTCTCAACGCCATTGAGCAGCGCCCTCACCCCGAAAAAGTCGCACGTCCTTCCGGCGCTGCTGTTCATCATCGGAATTGCGGCATCGCTGGCCGCAGCCGCCTATGGTTACATCGAAAGCCGCCGCACCGAGCGTGTGATCATTGCTGCTCGTGACGTTCCCTACGGACAGCAGATCACCATCGACGATCTCGCAATCATCGAATTGCCGTTGCACCGTCCGATACAGGTGGCGGGCATCACCGATCCAAATATCGTGATCGGGCAATATGCGACACGCCAGATCGGAACGAACGACCTGCTCAACCCTGGCATGCTATCGCCAGACCCGCCAGATGAGCCAGTGTATCCAAACGGGCGCAAACTCGAGCGCAATATGGTGCCGGCGCCTTTCGCACTGACCGGCGTGGGACCGATCACCGACCGCGACCGATTGAATATCGGGTTTATCGCCGATGATCCCTCGCTATGCGACCGGGCGCGCGCCGACGCCCCGCAGGGAACAGTGCTCGAAATCCCATCAACCGCGCTGGTGGCGCCGGAGGGAATGCGGGCATATGCCTGCCGCTGGATGTCTGGCATCCCTGTGCTCTACATTGAAGGAGAGATTGCGTATCTGGAGATGACCCCCGCGCAAGCGCATGCGTTGCGGGCGCTTCAGGCGGCGCAAGTGGCGCTATGGGCGGAACGTTATGGCGCCACCAGCGATCCGTTGCAGTATCTGGACCGCCTCGACGCGGCGCAGGTCATTCTGCCCGATCTGACGCGCCCGGTGACCGAAACGCTGCGTATTGAGCCACAGATCGTCTCTGGCGCGAACGCGCCTGCGCCCGGCGTAACCACCCCTCTTCCCGGCGCGCCGATTTCATCCCGCTCCGACGAATAA
- a CDS encoding TadE/TadG family type IV pilus assembly protein, which translates to MVKHAYIVAHRHVREPRRGQALIEMALVLTVLLVIIFGGVAALQAIGAHYTVNQAVRVAAHQAALRGSTGGLAYDRDYPLATAPGPVADAARIAFAGSVFVEPQHATIRAHCSTHPCRRYSDITVTIRYQADVWTPIPGLTDIRVHRSATRAAEQDTQD; encoded by the coding sequence ATGGTCAAACACGCATACATCGTCGCCCACAGGCATGTGCGCGAACCCCGCCGGGGACAGGCGCTCATCGAGATGGCGCTCGTGCTCACCGTGCTGCTAGTCATCATTTTCGGCGGAGTTGCGGCACTTCAGGCGATTGGCGCGCACTATACCGTGAACCAGGCAGTGCGAGTGGCAGCACATCAGGCAGCGCTGCGTGGCTCGACCGGCGGATTGGCGTATGACCGCGATTATCCATTGGCGACTGCGCCGGGACCGGTGGCGGACGCAGCGCGCATAGCCTTTGCCGGGAGCGTGTTCGTCGAGCCGCAGCACGCAACAATCAGGGCGCATTGTTCAACACATCCGTGCCGCCGCTATAGCGACATTACTGTCACAATCCGCTATCAGGCGGACGTCTGGACGCCAATTCCCGGATTGACCGATATTCGGGTCCATCGTAGCGCCACGCGCGCAGCGGAACAGGACACGCAAGACTGA